In one Saccharibacillus brassicae genomic region, the following are encoded:
- a CDS encoding carbohydrate kinase family protein, translated as MSRLYAIGEVLIDFIPLQTGCALKDVTAFERAPGGAPANVAAAAAKYGASAAVLTKLGTDAFGDFLLDALRQAGVDTRHIRRTSEANTGLAFVSLKANGERDFSFYRNPSADLLLSESEIDAQLFEAGDILHFGSVDLVESPMKQAHRKAIRAVQASGGLISFDPNVRLPLWTDPEDCRRAILEFLPTAHLVKISDEELTFITGIEDEETAIASLFRGDVQAVVYTRGPGGAQLHTASGRYASPGFAVEARDTTGAGDAFVGGLLLHLLERGANPSNLTALLHRHHDQMLRFANASGALTTTSKGAISALPERAAIEALMQSQPFQPLSGKE; from the coding sequence ATGAGCCGGCTGTACGCGATCGGCGAAGTGCTGATCGATTTCATTCCGCTGCAAACAGGCTGCGCGCTCAAAGACGTAACCGCATTCGAACGAGCGCCGGGCGGCGCGCCCGCGAACGTGGCGGCAGCGGCGGCCAAATACGGCGCTTCCGCCGCCGTTCTGACCAAGCTCGGCACCGACGCGTTCGGCGATTTCCTTCTGGACGCGCTGCGGCAGGCCGGCGTGGACACGCGGCATATTCGCCGCACGAGCGAAGCGAATACGGGACTTGCGTTCGTCTCGCTCAAAGCGAACGGCGAACGGGACTTTTCCTTCTACCGGAATCCGTCCGCCGATCTGCTGCTGTCGGAGAGCGAGATCGACGCGCAGCTGTTCGAAGCCGGCGATATCCTGCATTTCGGTTCGGTCGATCTCGTCGAAAGTCCGATGAAGCAGGCGCACCGCAAAGCCATTCGCGCCGTCCAAGCATCGGGCGGATTGATCAGCTTCGATCCCAACGTCCGGCTTCCGCTGTGGACGGATCCCGAAGACTGCCGCCGCGCCATTTTGGAATTTTTGCCGACCGCGCATCTGGTCAAAATCTCGGACGAAGAATTGACGTTTATTACCGGCATCGAAGACGAAGAGACCGCGATCGCTTCGCTATTTCGCGGCGACGTGCAGGCGGTCGTCTACACGCGCGGCCCCGGCGGGGCGCAGCTGCATACGGCTTCCGGCCGTTACGCTTCTCCCGGCTTCGCGGTCGAGGCCCGGGACACGACCGGCGCGGGCGACGCTTTCGTCGGCGGCCTGCTGCTGCATCTGCTGGAGCGCGGCGCCAATCCGTCGAACCTGACGGCGCTGCTTCATCGGCACCATGATCAAATGCTCCGCTTCGCCAATGCGAGCGGAGCGCTGACGACTACGAGCAAAGGCGCGATCTCCGCCCTGCCGGAACGCGCCGCGATCGAAGCGCTTATGCAATCGCAGCCTTTTCAACCCCTATCCGGAAAGGAATGA
- a CDS encoding sucrose-specific PTS transporter subunit IIBC, with the protein MSENRDIAREVVEAIGGKENIASFAHCATRLRIMVRDKDKIDQNRIENTDKVKGAFFNSGQYQIIFGTGTVNRIFEEVERLGIDSTSKEEIKSEGKKQGNAFQRAIRTFGDVFVPIIPVLVATGLFMGLRGLLTQELVLSWFGLTPGSIPPNFLLFTQVLTDTAFAFLPALVAWSAFRVFGGSPVLGIVLGLMLVNPALPNAYAVADGSAEALTMFGFIPVVGYQGSVLPAFFVGLLGAKFEKFLRKRVPEALDLILTPFVTLLVMITLGLFAIGPVFHSLENVVLHGTTYLLDLPFGIAGLLIGFFHQIVVVTGVHHIFNFLEIQLLEQTGANPFNAIITCAMAAQGAACLAVGLKTKNAKLKALALPSSLSAFLGITEPAIFGVNLRYMKPFVMGLIGGAAGGFLASLLHLAGTGMAVTVIPGALLYLNDQLPMYILCNLVGAAVAFALTWLFGYKDEPAAVPGSSPVSAASALAASAAVPAVSYAKAPDHVPGALSAAVPAVETASSLLPVKAPISGRVVALTDVPDPAFSEGHMGRGIAIIPSEGRVHAPFDCIVAHVMGKSKHALILEHDNGTQLLIHVGINTVSLKGDGFTVHVQGGERVAAGQLLLEFDLDVIQAAGLSPITPVLVPDGMERVLDVETYAGGSVTAGEQTVFGVRVSEAEAS; encoded by the coding sequence ATGTCCGAAAACCGCGACATCGCCCGCGAAGTCGTCGAAGCTATCGGCGGCAAAGAAAATATCGCCTCGTTCGCGCACTGCGCGACCCGGCTGCGCATCATGGTCCGCGACAAAGACAAGATCGACCAGAACCGAATCGAAAATACGGATAAAGTCAAAGGCGCCTTTTTCAACTCCGGCCAATACCAGATCATCTTCGGAACCGGCACCGTCAACCGGATTTTCGAAGAAGTCGAACGGCTCGGCATCGACAGCACGTCCAAGGAAGAGATCAAAAGCGAAGGCAAAAAGCAGGGCAACGCGTTCCAGCGCGCGATCCGCACATTCGGCGACGTCTTCGTCCCGATCATTCCCGTGCTCGTCGCGACCGGCCTGTTCATGGGTCTGCGCGGCCTACTGACGCAGGAGTTGGTCCTGTCGTGGTTCGGCCTGACTCCAGGCAGCATCCCGCCGAATTTCCTGCTGTTCACGCAGGTGTTGACCGACACGGCGTTCGCGTTCCTGCCGGCGCTCGTCGCCTGGTCCGCGTTCCGCGTCTTCGGCGGCAGTCCCGTGCTCGGGATCGTGCTCGGCCTGATGCTCGTCAATCCGGCACTGCCGAACGCCTATGCCGTCGCCGACGGCAGCGCCGAAGCGCTGACGATGTTCGGCTTCATCCCGGTCGTCGGCTATCAGGGTTCCGTGCTGCCGGCATTTTTCGTCGGCCTGCTCGGCGCGAAGTTCGAGAAGTTTTTGCGCAAAAGAGTGCCCGAAGCGCTTGATCTCATCTTGACGCCGTTCGTGACGCTGCTCGTCATGATCACGCTTGGGCTGTTCGCGATCGGACCGGTGTTCCACTCGCTGGAAAACGTCGTCCTGCACGGCACGACGTACCTGCTCGACCTGCCTTTTGGCATCGCGGGCCTGCTGATCGGCTTTTTCCATCAGATTGTCGTCGTTACCGGCGTGCATCACATCTTCAACTTCCTGGAGATCCAACTGCTGGAGCAGACCGGAGCCAATCCGTTCAACGCGATCATCACCTGCGCGATGGCGGCTCAAGGCGCGGCCTGCCTCGCCGTCGGCCTGAAGACCAAAAACGCCAAGCTCAAAGCGCTGGCGCTGCCGTCTTCGCTGTCCGCTTTTCTCGGCATTACCGAACCGGCGATCTTCGGCGTCAACCTGCGCTACATGAAGCCGTTCGTTATGGGCTTGATCGGCGGCGCAGCCGGCGGCTTCCTCGCCTCGCTGCTGCATCTGGCGGGCACGGGCATGGCGGTAACCGTCATTCCGGGCGCGCTGCTGTATCTGAATGACCAACTGCCGATGTACATCCTGTGCAATCTGGTCGGCGCGGCCGTCGCTTTTGCGCTGACCTGGCTGTTCGGCTACAAAGACGAGCCGGCGGCAGTTCCGGGCAGTTCCCCGGTCTCGGCTGCTTCGGCGCTTGCGGCATCGGCCGCAGTTCCGGCCGTTTCGTATGCCAAAGCGCCGGATCACGTTCCGGGAGCGCTAAGCGCCGCAGTCCCGGCCGTCGAAACGGCTTCGTCCCTGCTGCCGGTCAAAGCGCCGATCAGCGGACGCGTCGTAGCGTTGACGGACGTGCCCGATCCGGCATTCTCCGAAGGCCATATGGGCCGCGGCATCGCGATCATCCCGTCCGAAGGCCGGGTACACGCGCCGTTCGACTGCATCGTCGCCCACGTGATGGGCAAAAGCAAACACGCCCTTATTCTCGAGCACGACAACGGCACGCAGCTGCTGATCCATGTCGGCATCAATACGGTATCGCTCAAGGGAGACGGATTCACCGTCCACGTTCAGGGCGGAGAGCGCGTCGCGGCAGGCCAACTGCTGCTCGAATTCGATCTGGACGTTATACAGGCGGCAGGCCTCTCGCCGATCACGCCGGTGCTCGTGCCGGACGGCATGGAGCGCGTGCTGGACGTCGAGACGTATGCGGGCGGCTCCGTAACGGCCGGCGAACAGACGGTGTTCGGTGTGCGCGTCTCGGAAGCTGAGGCTTCCTGA